DNA from Mugil cephalus isolate CIBA_MC_2020 chromosome 5, CIBA_Mcephalus_1.1, whole genome shotgun sequence:
AACCAAATACGTTCGTTTTAAAACAGGCAACATTCTTTCGTGATGCAGAACTTATTTAATTCATCTTAATTTCCTTTAATGTCCCTAGAGAGATTTCTCTAGACTTCACCTGCATTTTAAATCAGATCTAATCTAACTCATGGTCTCCTGCCAAACATCCTCGACATAAAATATTAGTGGAAAGTTGAGTATTAGAGGAAACTATCAGTGCATAGTCATTAATTTcctaaaagtttgttttattttttgttttctgtcccaGGTATGTCACTATTCTCACCTTGGTGAGGGTGAGGACGGACCAGAAGGGCCTCTACACTGTCCGTGTCACCAACGGAGATGACGCCAAGcaagtgacctttgacctggaGGTCCGAGGTGAGAGGATGTTTAAAGAAGCTCAAAACTATCCCAGGGTGTGAGACGTTTCTCGGTATCCAGACCCCACGTTTTGAGTGTAATGTTTGtggacgggggaaaaaaaaaaaatctgaagacaggtccttttttttttttgtcctacgTCAGAAAAGATTAATAGCCACTGCCTCCCCCATGTGTGTAGTTCCCTCTCAGATTAAAGACCTGACCGACCACCACCTCCCAGGGAACAGACACTTGGTGACCTGCGTAGCTGAGGGGGTCCCAACCCCAACCATAGAGTGGTACAGCTGTGACAGCATGCTCAAGTAAGTCGCACCACCGGCCGCCCCATTCATCACTGAAGTGTCACGCTGGGAACACTAGGGGGCTGACTACGCACGCagatttactttacttttaaatttagAGCGTCTGCTTTTGGGGCTTTGCGCTCAACCGGTgcatctcttctctctcaccTGCCGTCCTTTCTGCAGGGGCAGCAACCAGACCGAGGTGTGGCAGCCGCTGACACCTGAGCCGGAGGTTCTGAGCATCCAGCACAATGTGACCTACAGCGCGGCGCGTAAAACCAGCCAGGTCCGCAGCCAGGTGACTTTCCACAAGCCTCAGCAGGTCACAGTCCGCTGCGAGACCAGCAACCAAGTGGGCCTCGTGGACAGGAGAGACGTCAAACTGGTGGTGTCCAGCAGTAGGTGTCACGTGAATGGTGTGTCTTGTATGAAGTCGTACTCTGTTATGCGGCTGACGCTCTGATTCCTCCTGTTGCAGCCCAATACTCTCAGGTGACCGTGATAATGGCTGTTATTCTAGCCTTAGCGGTGATCGCTATCCTGTCTACCATCATCCTGATTGCTGTGTGGAAAAAGGTAAGACAGCCTCAAACCTAAAACAGgcgccgtttttttttttttttttttttttttttttcttgtagtgAATGAAAATCTTTTGCTTAGTTCTcatgttgcattttcttttcctgcgTTGTCAGAAGCCTCGCTACGAGATCAGGTGGAAGGTGATAGAATCTGTGAGCCAGGACGGACACGAGTACATCTATGTGGACCCCATCCACCTGCCCTATGACCTGGCCTGGGAAATGCCCCGGGACCACCTGGTGCTGGGTGAGTCCTGGTGTAAATAGGGAACAGATGGTTATGTGTCTCCAGTTTTTAAGTATTTAACACAATTGAATTAAATAaccatataaataataattaaactaaatattttgacACTGAAATAACACCAAAAAGTAGTTAAACGTAATTagtccatttaaataaaatttggttaaaaaataaataaatcaaccaaCCATTTAGATGGGAGTTtgaattaatatatatttatttaaaattatttttaattaacatatttGGCACTGATTACCctcatcatttgttttggttAAATCGAATTTTATACAGTTGAATTATtgacctatttatttattcttcatttcGGGTCTCGCCTCCCTTTCGTTGTCAGTTAAAAGTTGTccatacactgcaaaaaaaggaatttcaagaaagcaacaaaatccttgtatcaaagaaatagaTCTTATGTTTTGCTCAGAGACAAGATCTTGTGCTTATTTCAAggatttttgtcaagcaaaaaaattGTCAGATATTttaagatgatttgattgaatataagaacaTGGTGTtactgtttttgcagtgtattttatttaatccgTCACAACAGACTCTCAGACGGTTGTGTGCTTGTTCCTCAGACACAGACATGTTGTGTGGAGCTATCACTAGGTGGCTGTAGAGCAACGGGTGGTTTTGGGGTCATCTGGGCACAGTTCTCCATGGAATACTAAATTAAGCCtctaaaattaaacttgtttTGTTGGCCCCATCCTgccttgatttatttttatttttttttggaactatttttttatttgatatatacacattaacacaaaaacaagaccaaaaaaaaatctaatgttgtaatgataataaagaaaaaaaagagaggggacTTAAGTTCACGCATTGCCTGTTTTAATAAAGATCTTTTATCAAATaaggctgtttttctgctgtagCAGGATTCGTACAAAGGAAGTGAAGCGCCGGTTCCAAAGGGTAATGAATACCCAGAATCTGTTTAATCTCCCTTTGAACATTCTTCCAGAAATCCTGTATCCAGAATATATGAATGAAATCACCCACCGCTCCACATTCCCTCCCCATGTATTACTGTATAATAACTGTTAGAAGTGTTAAAATGAGGCGTTTTGATTGCCTTCACTTTCAGAACTCCTTTTAAACTCTTACGTCCGATGACGTGTTGCCGTCCCTCACAGACACCAGATAGACCTTTGCTCCAGAATGTGAATCTGAAAACCTCTTTAGAAAAAACTACGAACGAGTTTCTGACCTCACATTTTGTGGGGTGGCAATAAGAAATGCGTACACTAATATTttcataaagtttttttttttttttcccctcctttccttttcaGGTCTGATGTGTCCTTCATTCACGCTGTGTCCCACTGAGCCCTGCTTTGTGTTTCAGGTCGCACTCTTGGATCGGGAGCGTTTGGCAGGGTGGTCGAGGCAACTGCTTACGGTCTCACGCATTCCCAGTCCAGCACAAAAGTGGCAGTGAAAATGCTCAAATGTAAGacacacagtggaaaaaaacaaaaacaaaaaaacattagaaagcCATGTGCACAGCTTGTCTGAACAATACAGAGACCCCTGCATGGCTGTCAAATATTGTGACACCAGTTCCATATTCCTGTGAGCTCGGAGAGCGCAGCGGCCCGCTGAGCTTCTGTTTGGTTGCCAGCCTGATTCAAGTTTCAGCTCACAGGTCATTGAGCCGTCTGGCAAGGACACAGTGTGTCCTGCTTTTCTGTGCTCTTGTTCTCCTACCTACCTCACACTGCCCTGCTTTTATACAActcactctctctgtgtttgtctcttgtcCTTCACCCAGCTACAGCCAGGCGGAGTGAGACCCAGGCACTCATGTCAGAACTGAAGATCATGAGCCACCtcggtcctcacctcaacattGTCAACTTACTCGGAGCTTGCACCAAACACGGTGAGTCTCgcagtgctgtgctgtgcttcTAGATTGTGTCTTTTggtgtatttaaaagaaattatacAAAGTGCCTACACTGTATATAACACTGTGTGGTCCATTCCTccgttttcttgtttttttttttccctttaaccCTGAACAATAATTTCCTGTAAAAGGAAATGGAATGTGTAAAACAGAGATGAGGCACATCTAAACACTTttaaggaagaaaagaaaactgtctcATTTCTGACCTCCCACCCTCCCAAGCATGCTCGACGTGTCCACTTTAAAAATCACAGATAACGTCAGAGTAATTGTCCTAAAAACACTGAGCAGAGACGTGACctttttctcaattttttcTCTCAGCAGATTCATAATCCTGAAGCAGATTTTATTGAcgcaaaaataacatttgataTTCATTAAGATTTTTGAAATTACATGTTTCAATATATATTTCACACAGCATTTGCTGTGAAGTCAgttaacttttactgttgtgtgCGTCAATGTTCAACACGCTTGTTAAAACTACAACTTCCATCTAGAAGTCCTGTATTTGCAAAAGAAAGCAGCAATAGTTAAATATACCACTATTGTCCAGTATTTAAACTTAATGCTGATAGACTGAAAGATGCCTCATATCATGTTAAGTAATATAAGCTACTTTTTGTTCGTTAAAGTTCCCATAATTGACGTTTATGTGTTTGCGGTACGTTTtactacacacatacagtacatcccATATCGCCcaacaatgaaaataatgtaattttagtcatttcctggaaaacaatttagaaatgttgatgactcatcctgcacttgggGCCGCGTATTTATTGAATTATCATGTAACTCCTCCACCCACGTCTTCAGCTGCACCGATGCCTTCGACTTTCAGCTCGGCCTCGCTCAGGTTCTGGTATGAGCTCTGTCAGGAGAGTTTTTTGGGACTGGGGCACTAATAACCCTCGCTAGTTGTTTAATTGGGACTGATCTCTattagtaaaaaagaaaaaaacatcaagaaataTACAATTGAGTAACTtgaataacaatatatatttaaggattgtttctttcttctttacgtcctctgctcctccattCAGGCCCTCTCTACCTGGTAACTGAGTACTGTCGCTACGGCGACCTGGTGGACTACCTGCACAGGAACAAGCACACGTTCCTGCAGTACTACGCTGAGAAGACCCCGGATGACGGATGCCTCATCTCAAGAGGAAGCACCCCTCTCAGTCAGAGGAAAGGGTGAGAGGAGCACACCGTCTACTTTATAGAGAGACTACTTTATaacatgttgcttttttttgttatttatagaaatctctcctctttttcacaCTTGTGTCTCCCTTCAGCTATGTGTCTTTTGGAAGTGAGAGTGATGGGGGGTACATGGACATGAGCAAAGATGAGCCCTCGGTCTACGTGCCCATGCAGGAGCACATAGACACCATCAAGTATGCCGACATCCAGCCTTCTCCGTACGAGTCTCCCTACCAGCAGGACCTCTACCAGGAACaaggtttgatttgtttctaCGTTTACACAAGTCTGTAGATTCTTAATGTTGCAGCGTTATCAAAGAAAACAGGCATAAACTcggaaggagaagaagacacACTGTCTTGTCTATGTTTGTATGTAGAGACTTATCAAGCAGTAGCCATCTGCTCTGGTAATATAAAGTATTTATGTGTGAATAGCAGCACTCTTAATCAGTGAAATGAGTGAAAATCAGCTTCAGAAATTAATgaatacagtttgtttttaattaaacacttcAGGGAATATACGGGACAGTTTTACAGCTTCATTTTAGCCCATGCAGTCACAGGACAGTCAGAGTTctcccaataaaaaaaaaaaagacaatgtgtTCATTCATGAGATGTTCATCACCTCGTCTCCTTCTCCCGTTTGTCGTCTCACCTGGCCGTCCCGTTTAGGTGGCAGCCGACTGGACCTGGTGATCAGCGACACCCCCAGTCTCACCTACAACGACCTTCTGGGGTTCAGCTACCAGGTGGCGAAGGGGATGGAGTTCCTCGCGTCTAAGAATGTAGGCTGCCGAAAAGAACGGCGACTCTGAATTTGTAATTCGTTGTCATCAAGGTGTGGTTGAGTGTGTGAGCCCCATTCATCTGGTGACAGGTGTGATTTAATGGCGTTTTCTTTTTATCCCACCGCAGTGCGTCCACCGCGACTTGGCTGCCAGGAACGTGTTGATCTGCGAGGGCAAGCTGGTGAAGATCTGCGACTTCGGCCTGGCCAGAGACATCATGCACGATTCAAACTACATTTCCAAAGGCAGCGTAAGTAGCAAAGGAAGTGCACAGATCCGGGATGAGATGGTTCGTAGGAAGTTACTCTGGAAAAAAAGCAGCGTCCGAGTGGAGAAGATGTATGAACTGCACAGTAAATTTCTAGTTAACCAGTGGAGTAGATGTGTATGTGTTTCGTAATAGCTCTTTATTTTCTAAGAGTGAGTGTTTTTCCCTCGTGCAGACCTTCCTGCCCCTGAAGTGGATGGCACCAGAGAGTATCTTTCATAATTTGTACACGACCCTGAGTGATGTGTGGTCATACGGCATTCTCCTTTGGGAGATTTTCACACTGGgtcagtacaaacacacacatattcaaacACCTAAACTACATGAGAAGGTTCCACCTAGAATCAGAAGTGGCATATGCATGTACTCCATGAGAGGCTTAAAATCCTGTAATTGACTATTCTGAAaagcttcttcttcacttttctgTTGAACTGTTAAACTATTAACATGTATAGTTGTGCGTCTGGCTCCAAGTCATGGAAGTAGTGGTGTGTTTCAAGGTTCATATGAGGTCAAAATGTAATTAGGCACAGTCAAGCTTTGGAATCAGAATTTCCTAGCTTAGGGAattgtgagtttgtttttttttttgtttttttgttcttttactcTTCCCacgattttttttaaactagcaTGCAAACAAAGGAGACAGTTAATAACTTATGCAGCATAAGCCTGAGAGGTGGAAAACAAACTCACAATCCGGCCTCTGTAAGTGATAACCAAAGATTCTCTGTGCTTCTTCTGTGCTTGCATCTATTTTTCATGGACATCTGGGTCAGAATATCTACTTTACTGCACAATAAATGCAGCTCAataatcagtgttattattatcttattGGAAATTCATTCATTCGCAGTGATACTGCGGGATATCAGATAATTAATTCAGTCAAGGTTAGATCTAATTTTGATTTATAGCCTGTACACGGTTTCTGAtttcttgtttagttttttgatGAATTTGAATTAATGCTTTGTGCAGGAGGAACCCCTTACCCGGATCTGCCCATGAATGAGTTATTCTACAGTGCTTTGAAGAGAGGCTACCGAATGGCCAAACCCGCTCACGCCTCCGATGAAGTGTGAGTCTCACTGCGACAAGTCTTACAGCCCGACTTAAAGACCAACGCACAAACTAATGATATATAACTAATTATGTCACTTGCTTACGTTGTAGTTATGACATCATGAAGAAGTGCTGGGATGAAAAGTTTGAGAAGAGGCCTGAGTTCTCCTCTCTGGTCCACAGAGTTGGGAATATGTTGATGGACAGCTATAAAAAGGTACCTACGTGGCTGGTTGGAGAGCTGGCAGCACAATCAAGTCCAGTTATGAGATATTTTACTTGAGTacttctgtttatttcatttattcttctATAGGCTCGACTAAAGCTTGAAAATAACTTAATCAACTGAATTCAACCGAGTTTGTGTTTCTAGCTTCTTTGCGGGCTCAGattttacacacaaaacataaaaaatccTTTTCATAGATTGAAAATCTCAACAAATTGGGTTCTGCCTCAAGCAACATCCACTTAAAAATGCGTTTCACACTTAAATACATCGGCAATGTAAGTTCAATAGAGGGTATGCGCGTGATGTCATAGCCAGcaaagtctccgtggttacggccactgagtggacAGTTgagcgtggagattagcagcattagtttgaatcataggctttaatagcgtctaaattgtagatctaatttaaaaaatggcaatGAGCTGTTGTGTGATGGACTGcacaacagatttgaaaagcggTCGGagattattgtatttttacagatatctccgactgccaaagaaatgagaagtaagtggatcgctgcattactatgaaacagctggaatccaggcacagaaacctggtgttgtggtttacttttgtgtcaggtaatattaatttatccTGTACTTCTTAAGTCGTCCCTTTGAACGTCCAGTCGGACGCTACAGTgttatatggctaacgttacttctcagtaaagctcttagcgttagcatcttttatttagctacatttatcataacttaaATGGCCTTAAGCTAACTGACATTGAGCGTAATCTGCTTTTCCAagtccatactagttcatatggatcatggttgagtccagttgtctttaatttgatctgataatccacattttccccggtctcgctgtatttactatTACATGttaccatgtttttgccactcaggggggtgTGGCGTCattgcataccctctatagctTTATATTCTGTTAAACCAGATACTTTACTTCTATTGATACTGTAACAATGgtgtaaattacatttagaaGTATGATTCAGGTACTTTTTAAAGGCGTTTTCTGATTGTTTACTTTTACTGATTGGATGATCTTTCACCACTGCGAGACGTTCTTTATGAGGGTAATGTTTTTggtggtgaaaataaataaaataacatgcatCATATGGGTTATGAGTGTAATTAATTTAGGTGTCCTTTGCTATCTCAGGTCTTATATCACTTCCAATAATAGGCACAATGTTCTTCAGCTACTTCCAAACTCAtcgtacagttttttttttttttgccacattgCTCAGATAATCAAACTCCTGTCTCCTGACAACAGAGATACAGTCAAGTCAACGACAACTTCCTGAAGAGCGACCACCCGGCAGTGGCCCGCACCAAACCCCGGCTCTCCTCACCCTTTCCAATCGCCAACCCGGCATTTGGCTCCCCGactcccaccaccacctcctcctcctctcccctggGGCCCTACAACCAGAACCCGAGGCCCGGAGACTTCAGGCAAGAGGCGGACCCGCTGGAAGTCGTAACTTCATACAATGAGTACATCATTCCCATCCCAGACCCGAAGCCAGAGGAGACTTTCACTGACGAGCCGTCAGAAAGCCCTGTGAGGTACGGAGTCACTGACAACGTGCTGTGGACGTGGGCCAAACGcacaaaaaagatgaatgtAGATGAATGTGGATTTGCTTCACAAGAGCtgggtttttttcccccaccacaCACCCACTCATCCAGATGTTGAGCTAGGGCTGTAGTAATAAACAGTCACGGAGACGTGTTTTTATAGTATATATATCAGCTAAGATGAGGATTTAAATAACAACTTCTGTTTATCCATATGTAACatcaaaaatgttatttttactcCAGTTGATTGATTACTTAAACATAGATCCTGATCCTTCGTTGAAAAGCGCGTCAGTCAGCATGGGAATGATTTAGGATGCAAAACTGGAGTGCTGAGTTTTGGCAGTGGAGCCATTCTTTTGCTTGTATTCGgcctttaatgttgtggtttgAGGTCTTTGGTCTCATGAGAGACAACAGCTTCTGTTCTGCTGACAATCTACTGTTACAGCTAGAGTCGAAATAATTTATCAGACAGAACTGATGAGATAATCAGCTCTTTTTCAAGGACTTTTTTTGAGCAAAGATGATATTTTTAGACTTCTTTATGTAATAATCTGAGTCTGTTTAATTTAGCCACTTCTCACAGGACGCACTAAACAATACGCTAGATAATCCACACATTAACTGCTGCTAGGCAAATCATGCTTTCCGCCCCATAAAAAGCAAAGAGGACTGTGTATTAAAGGGCCGGCAGCGAATGTGAGTGTGTCATTTAAATGGGCAGCACTGGAAATATACGTCGtcctttaaaatgttcagtaCAAACCTTCAAATCACAAGATTATATTCtgattaaatgtctttaaagtcAGCGTTGTGATtacagaatcagaattactttattgatcccagggggaaattattTTTCCTACTCAGAGTGAACcagtgttaaaaacaaatgtaatgcaataaaaataaaaaaacagagtaAGTTCTGAGTTGTTGTTCTGTAATAACATTGGTTTTGCACAGCAGGAAGTTATTGCACAGAGTCCaataatatataaggaaatatgaaaataaagtgaacatgagtgattgcacaatatcagtataaatatggttataTATATTACTTAGAGGAAGATGCAAAACCAGGAAGAGCGAACGGACACGTGAATCATACGTGACTTTGTGCTCCGTGTCAAGTTGTGTTTCTTGTTCCTCCCTCAGCTCTCtggctctggaggaggagaccgACTCGATGTCTCAGGACACTGCCGACACTCTTCCAGAGGAGGACAGGCTGGAGGAGACCAGCGAGAAAGACGCTCTGCTAGGCTCCTCTGGGACGCCCGAGGTAGAAGACAGCTTCCTGTAGCCACTCATAGGAACCCCCGAGAAAACAGAGGCCCTCTCtggggatttctttttttttttaaacatgtctgAAAAAGGGAACGTGTTTAAACTAAAATGTAGCAAAACTGAGACCGAGACAGCAATCTCTGTATTTCCACTAAGCACTCAATaaattgtgccttttttttttctataaactAATAATGAACACAATGCCATCTTTTATAGCCTGCCATAACATAAATACGGTACTCTGATCACACTCCTAGGCGGTTTCAGTAGGTAGAGACGTGTTTACTGTATTGTCCTTCTTAGCTGGAGACCTGCATCATGAGGCCTTAAGAGACACGTGCATTATTATGTATCTATCCATATGTATGTTTGGCTGTCGTCACTGAAATCCCAACTCTTTGAAAAACGGGTTTATTTTTTAGTCAAAAGAATATAAAATTATTAAccaaaagaaagtaaaaattaaGGAAACTGTCCATGCAGGAACAATTTGTATTTCAGTTTGTGCACGTGACATTAAATGGGAATTTGATAGCTGAATTCAATCTTATTAACAGCCATAttcattagattagattttccCAATACCCGAAAAGCAGAAATTTTCCACGTGCACTGTTTTAATGTGAGATTTGATTTCCTTTTAGTGTAATTTGCCACaatgtcagtattttttttataatttttttttagcattgtGACTTTTGAATAGTTCTTTTATGTAGGCTTAGTTCATAGTTATGTGCCATATTtgcactttattttgaaaaaaatgaggatatatatatatacatacataaactTACACTATGTGAAAGACAGAAGGGTACAACTGAGGATCGTTAGATTTGACTTAAATGTGGGGTTTTCTTGCGGTGACTCTATTTTCTAGTTCTCTGTGAAAGTCTAATCAGTAATCCAGTCTAGTGAAAATATTATGAACAGCGTATCACTGCCTTAGCACAAGATGGCACACATGAGTGCCTCTGTAGACGGATTTGTGTCTTGCAGCTATTGTTACTTGCCTACATGAGGGGTTTCCTGTACTCGAGGCTTCTGGACAGCCGTACGTGCTCATGTAAAAAGGACGCTTTTAGCCTTGTGTCGCGTTCCGTAACATTTCACTTAACACTTACTTTGTTTCAGCGTTCGACACATAGCCCACCGTATAATACAgcacacttttgttttgtgtagcCGTCAGTAAAATGCACAAGATCACTGTATCACACGCGCTATGGTACCAAAGCTCTTTACACGTTTAACGtttacaaatgtatttttttatatgtggcATTTTATATGTTGTAAATGTGACAATAAATGTGTATTATCGTAGTATTCCTGGATCTCTGGAGTCTTTAATGTGAATCTGGGCGCCTTACCCTGTCCGCAGTTATTTTAAATGGCTTAAAATGTggaaagaaaacttttaaataataaatcactgcCCGGCATAGTCCCAGATTTCAAGCTCATAACTTAATTTACTTCAAAGGAGTTCATGATGTCCCACTCAGAACAGATCCTGTCCAGCATATATCTACAGTGACTTTTCTCACTGTGAGCTCTCAAATCTCTTAATGACTTAAATCTGTCGGTGTCTTAAATGTGTCAGGGCTCTTTCCCACTTGTCCACGCCGCAAGATAAAGGTAATTAGCCTCACCTCTGTGGATGTCCGTGGCCAATTGCCACTAGCTCATTAATTTGTAGAGCGTGATGTGCTGACACACACCACCTTCCAacttccccctccctccctccacacacacacacacacacccacacaccctcCTCCACTTGCTCTCTGAAAGATTCCGCGTTTGCTGTGTAACTGTGGTGGAGACACTGTAATCAagcaaaaaggagaagaagggcAGAGGCAGCCAGGCTGGCTTTTATATCCCTCTGTCAAGCTGAAGACTTCAGCAGGTGAGTTGGTTTGAAATGCTTGCTCAGATCATTAGtctgtttaacatttttgcGATCTGCATGTGAGTGTTCAGCTTTGATACATTTTCACTGTCAAGAGGTTCtgtgaggaaaagaggagaaaccAAAGAACGTATTGAGTGGTCACACTAACTTCTGagcctctttctttgtttccctcTCCCGCGCCACAAATCAGACAAAGAGCGTTTCTTACGTATCAGTCTTCAAACTTCGCGTTTGGAGTTGATCCAGGATGCAGTTCTACCTTGTGCTGTTGCTGGGGATTGTGGCCTCCGCTGCTCCAGGTAAGACCCAATGAACCCCGACAGTACAGAGGGTTAGGGTCAAgagttttgcttctttttaaatcagtttgtcGGCTTTTCACCAGCTACTCGAGAATTTAATCTAACcaaagaaattaaatggaaTCACTCATCTAAAAAAGACCAAGCATTCGCCAgcttgaaaggaaaaaaaaagatgtgatgaTATGTTGAGTGTGTGTAAAGCTCTGGGAGGTTTGGTCCTTTAAATCCGATTAACATCCAATTGCAACTATTTAAATGATACGTCTCTTTACATAATACTCAAATTGTGCGACAGAACTACCGTTGTGCGACACTAATAATTTTGCCGTATATTTCATGCATGCCCTCGTGGTGTACAGTCGAGATCCGACACACCACTGTGCCTAATGAGCAGGACAATTGTCATGAGCATCATGAGTTGTTTTGGGGGGTCACTCTTGTGATACCACTCTGTCTTTTTCACTGAACTCTGACTCGACTCTGAACGTCGCACATATCAAATTGCAAtttcatgtgtttacatttgaaCACAACGTTCGACAAAAGCCCGCGTTGTTTTGTTCAACTATAACCTGAATCAATTAGTCCCGCCTCCTGCCGGATTACTGCTGGAGGTGTAGCTGAGTTTGGATGAACGTGTTGTTTAGATGGTTGAACGAGGACTTTGGGGGAAAGGTGACTGTTTGTGCTGACAGTCAGGAGACCCAGAAGTGAAACGCAGATTGAAGTTTTGAAGCC
Protein-coding regions in this window:
- the pdgfrb gene encoding platelet-derived growth factor receptor beta, translating into MRMVTAFTLHLTVTFTALLYFCTDVCCLEITPDDKEIVLAEGSTLTLTCSGSTEPNWTFKKEDVPFFQAQPVQNGQPSHQIVQSGATSSNLTLFNVSWKHTGVYQCNDQYTGETKEVAVFVPDPNVWFIERFHGMVTKTNEESTIPCVVTNPSINVTLFEKDTDVPIKGVYDPSEGYRASLEDRNYMCRGELNGKVQESQSFYVFSIAVPEAIDAYINASKTVLKQGEPLTVNCTVHGLELAFFTWETPNRELIDVDPLTDILSTTNMRSYLIFPHTTMAHSGTYICNIFEGIQGHSTSASVTINVLEQGFVALKPAQQQNISTMLQENVVLRVEIEAYPPPQIQWTKDGAIIKGDKIITFRQEHEIRYVTILTLVRVRTDQKGLYTVRVTNGDDAKQVTFDLEVRVPSQIKDLTDHHLPGNRHLVTCVAEGVPTPTIEWYSCDSMLKGSNQTEVWQPLTPEPEVLSIQHNVTYSAARKTSQVRSQVTFHKPQQVTVRCETSNQVGLVDRRDVKLVVSSTQYSQVTVIMAVILALAVIAILSTIILIAVWKKKPRYEIRWKVIESVSQDGHEYIYVDPIHLPYDLAWEMPRDHLVLGRTLGSGAFGRVVEATAYGLTHSQSSTKVAVKMLKSTARRSETQALMSELKIMSHLGPHLNIVNLLGACTKHGPLYLVTEYCRYGDLVDYLHRNKHTFLQYYAEKTPDDGCLISRGSTPLSQRKGYVSFGSESDGGYMDMSKDEPSVYVPMQEHIDTIKYADIQPSPYESPYQQDLYQEQGGSRLDLVISDTPSLTYNDLLGFSYQVAKGMEFLASKNCVHRDLAARNVLICEGKLVKICDFGLARDIMHDSNYISKGSTFLPLKWMAPESIFHNLYTTLSDVWSYGILLWEIFTLGGTPYPDLPMNELFYSALKRGYRMAKPAHASDEVYDIMKKCWDEKFEKRPEFSSLVHRVGNMLMDSYKKRYSQVNDNFLKSDHPAVARTKPRLSSPFPIANPAFGSPTPTTTSSSSPLGPYNQNPRPGDFRQEADPLEVVTSYNEYIIPIPDPKPEETFTDEPSESPVSSLALEEETDSMSQDTADTLPEEDRLEETSEKDALLGSSGTPEVEDSFL